A genomic window from Leptospiraceae bacterium includes:
- a CDS encoding DUF4240 domain-containing protein, with amino-acid sequence MKSVKGYYSNGEVQILGSSPISKGTSVIITFIEDNPFPQMNEEVFWDLIAHLNWKENLSNEEIVAPLVAMLHLMSESDIYLFQEILSEKLYLLDTKSHAENIGEDSYKENEFFSSDLFLYARACVVANGKECFEEVLKSPDKMPKDVDFEPLLYVAREAYFLKTNQTDFSTLTKYCYETFSNKEGWNLSRSILEIAKS; translated from the coding sequence ATGAAGTCAGTGAAAGGTTATTATTCCAATGGTGAAGTTCAGATACTTGGTAGTTCACCAATATCTAAAGGCACTTCCGTTATCATTACGTTTATTGAAGATAATCCTTTTCCCCAAATGAATGAAGAAGTATTTTGGGATTTGATTGCACATTTAAATTGGAAAGAGAATTTGAGTAATGAAGAGATTGTTGCACCCTTAGTCGCAATGTTGCATCTGATGAGTGAATCCGATATTTATCTATTTCAAGAAATTCTTTCCGAAAAGTTATATCTCTTAGATACAAAATCTCACGCTGAAAATATAGGAGAAGACTCCTATAAAGAAAATGAATTTTTTTCCTCTGACTTATTTCTGTATGCCCGTGCCTGTGTTGTTGCTAATGGAAAAGAATGCTTTGAAGAAGTATTAAAATCACCGGATAAAATGCCAAAAGATGTAGATTTTGAACCACTATTATATGTTGCAAGGGAAGCCTATTTTTTAAAAACGAACCAAACTGATTTTTCAACTCTAACTAAATACTGTTACGAGACCTTTAGCAATAAAGAAGGTTGGAATCTTTCCAGGAGTATATTAGAAATCGCAAAATCATAG
- a CDS encoding putative Ig domain-containing protein, whose translation MLIKHILFLLISSMTLTSCSSGKKDLRTMFLSLLGITAGDPVQISGKALMTGPVKNAKVKALVISDDGTCSKSSDAKTLDETTTDSDGKYTLNFSRQNKPICIVVSPSNDSSSTIYSVKAKRDIAWIGTNAYIESVVREPEKVQPDASDLTSAKNINTSLPNANVSPLTHIAARRIQTLTKSNSDLNSAAKQANGEVTLRFNLFNNSSTISTGLPSGTPAPNFAIRQNSSSDGKISISSDVPDISRYNIDTTDLNNEQTQKLLLILGGLEQLATDSGSTTDLNPEAIEKIMDSLAESMATGEFKSTKEDGEAISIGSGENEKNMGENPLNNLLAKAIKQYAYEGGATSLGLSVDKIKNSISFYDKSEPSFKPAPGSYSGAQSIELTAVESSQEIRYTLNGEAPTCTSGTVYSTPISLNQVGTYNIKAVACKNSVSSRLVAGEFKVLKKLLSEPVFSSDAGEYNNSHTVSLSHAEGAKLYYTLDGSIPDCEGKNGTLYSSDVTMNVSFRLGVIACNGSLEESNPVIKKYVILNAPYGLSYKYMDAVYTKNGNILPNYASVTGERITYSISPTLPEGLIFNTLTGSIKGIPTAESALTKYTVTATNAAGSISTDIQITVNESAPTFMSYSETSVTYTQGALIKPNTVLINGSGMTYSISPDLPSGLVISSKSGTISGIPDTVSAATNYTVTAKNSGGSLSYVLSIAVNDAPPASLSYNGSPFVLTKDTEINSVFPAVNGTVSSYSVSPNLPSLLQLDPDTGRLYGTASMLQLTPTKYTVTASNISGSTTFDLYITIEDTPPRGLNYEASPFRFTKGVTISPQKPVVSGTVTGFSISPSLPTGLVMNPSTGEISGTPSTVQSATDYTVTASNTKGSVSFALSITIEDTPPSALSYPLASYIFTKGVKIQEQIPSVNGTATSYSISPSLPAGLAINQSNGIISGTPESVYSNTSHTVTASNAKGSTTFNFQLSVIDAAPKGLFYAKAPYVYTLNEPINTVKPSVTGTATSYTVNPSLPSGLQINQVTGELSGTPKATVAATDYTVTASNASGSTTFILNITVNNAPPSALSYELASYSFTKDVEIPVLKPSLSGTVSSFTISPALPSGLSINTKTGEISGAPNTTSTSTLYTVTAANSSGSTTTAILISVTGTAPSSFSYTVATAIYTKGETITTLVPTITGSVSSYSINPALPSGLSLNTITGEIGGTPLVASSTANYIITASNTYGNVSTAINITVSDAAPSALAYGGPYNFAQNVAITSLVPTLSGTASSYSISPTLPAGLSINSTTGVISGVPTVLSANTAYTVTASNLAGSTTAAFNLAVVTTPTLSIDSPTIAENAGTSTFTVTLSTALSNTVRVGYSSANGTAIAGADYSSTSGILTIAPNTGSGTVVMTVLDDTIDEFDETFTLNLSSPTNATLSNSSGTTTITDDDNPPTVSIAGAATAVEGSTFSLTISLSAASEKTITVDYGSSPGTATPGSDYTAISGTLSFAPGETSKTISLASIDDAVYEGGNEILDVMISNPVNATVGTGSATLTLTDNEPTPTLSINDVTVTEGNIITFTVTQSVLTASDVTVDFITADGTATTANSDYSPASGVATITAGNLSTTFSLNTTADFVDELDETFVVNLSNPVGNSATISDAQGVGTIIDDDTVGVSITQSGGNTTVAEGGATDTIDVVLTSQPLSNVVLTLSYGSQITASPTPLTFTSANWNSPQTITVTAVNDVNYEGAHSDAVGYSTSSGDTAYNTMLLSSTSVSIADDEIPGTYSIDSPSLTETNSGTQTLTFTVTLSSSFASPVSVDYATADGTATTTDSDYVATSGTLTFAAGVTSQTISVTVNGDTRNEVDETFTVVLSNPTGLSTIASGTGTGTITNDDPLPTLSIDSPSISESGANLTFTVTLSAVSGQTVTVDYATADGTAVSTGDYTTTLGTLTFSPGTISQSIIVPISNDTTAETNETLTGTLSNASATATIATGVGTGTIINDDMNISLVQTMDFNGDGQIDHYKIQFTHSVTDSSFPGYIANSAGSAQTDWLVAGYSGVVLAHGSAAPEADTVNDNVIYLKFTQSGSADTGAKPDLTTTATPGLTGTTSEVLPQIFTATVTEADNAMPVIVSANSTGTTAAVLTFSEAMDTVTAQTALNYSITGGAGLTVVSANLATNVVTLTTSVQSGITYTVTAAGVNALSPPHNVSYNASFTGATPPAVSSVSPNGTLAWNYVNSEFSITFNMAMDPASITTNTANTSCSGTVQLSNDSFSTCVQMAAAPTTSDNITFTVKSATYLAYNSTYQLRVTTGAYASTGSAYPMAATYTGPNINTEWRYMPPDFGGGADGNTGTDADDGFVTRNDTGGDSGYGIARGLDGSIYVTGKATGTGSDMAIWKFDANGNYLWHRTRGEDAGGGNDNIDQGSKVLVNKEGKVFVVGHGRNSASSFAAIVWKYDTSGNLDTTFGSSGISIQTINTAYHQVDAAVLAKDGGIYIAGAYAAGTGNRDPFIIKLLPSGALDTSFNGTGKLAITSTVGNHDYIFGLALDESGNIYASGIESGWRTAWKFKPDGTQVWKYSPATSSSRGNAIAVDTNGNVFMTGFHTNGTNLDLAVWKILPDGTGLDGTFGTSGEQTYDNIKGLTAADEEGNSILIQNGKLVIGGYTNDGTSNEPFMVRLNANGSLDSTFHNDGKWIHQNLSGMSTINEQVTSIVPDGFGNYLATGFSGGNIVVWKVLHTDEPTYNSKPTAGSYDTVFGNGGARNHHIAADTINKTKVDSDGNVFSVGYTVGANKDGVIWKTNIDGTDFTAYGTSGIVQFHNGTTMNEEFNDFVFDGQGNIYVVGSVSPDGSLPATDLAVWKFDKMGVLDTTNFGNPNGYVTFDFPGAGGEDRGKAIELDAHGNIIVAGEGVNAGGYKVHYVVSFRKDGVLNSGLFGADQFPVDSVLDGFITENVGGTVNCTTTGMLIGPKGNIYITGYTDTNLATITAFEPNGSAKVWGYTGAAANMKKYNSIALTVNGELAVTGLATDTNGMKVKIYSLTGGLSGGTVASKPSTGLAEGLSILRDPLGNLYVAGNSNNGSDDDMVTWKVNSIATALDTGFNGSGYRVFHDTLPGNGLNDRGQTITLDAFGKLIIGGMSEGADADFFLWKLWW comes from the coding sequence ATGCTAATTAAACACATTTTATTTCTGTTAATAAGTTCAATGACCCTAACGTCATGTTCTTCCGGTAAAAAAGATTTAAGAACTATGTTTCTTAGTTTATTGGGCATCACTGCCGGTGATCCGGTTCAAATTAGCGGGAAAGCTCTCATGACAGGTCCTGTCAAAAATGCAAAAGTTAAGGCCCTTGTCATTTCCGATGATGGAACCTGTAGTAAGTCTTCCGATGCCAAAACCCTTGATGAAACAACTACCGATTCCGATGGAAAATATACTCTCAATTTCAGTCGTCAAAATAAACCGATTTGTATTGTAGTTAGTCCCTCAAATGATTCAAGTTCTACTATCTACAGTGTTAAAGCAAAACGAGATATAGCCTGGATAGGAACTAATGCCTATATAGAATCCGTTGTTCGGGAACCTGAAAAGGTCCAACCCGATGCCTCAGATTTAACAAGTGCAAAGAACATAAACACTTCCCTTCCCAATGCCAATGTTAGTCCCCTTACCCACATTGCTGCAAGAAGAATTCAGACACTTACAAAATCCAACTCTGACCTGAACTCAGCTGCTAAACAGGCAAATGGAGAAGTGACCCTTCGTTTTAATCTATTCAATAATTCCAGCACAATAAGTACCGGACTTCCCTCCGGAACTCCCGCACCCAATTTTGCTATCAGGCAAAATTCTTCTTCTGATGGAAAGATTTCTATAAGCTCCGATGTTCCAGATATTTCCCGTTATAATATTGATACTACAGACCTAAACAACGAACAAACACAAAAGCTTCTCCTTATATTAGGAGGATTGGAACAACTGGCTACTGATTCCGGCAGTACAACCGATTTAAACCCCGAAGCTATTGAGAAAATCATGGATTCCCTAGCTGAATCTATGGCTACAGGTGAGTTCAAAAGTACCAAAGAAGATGGGGAAGCTATTTCCATAGGTAGCGGAGAAAATGAGAAGAACATGGGAGAGAATCCTTTAAATAACCTTCTCGCCAAAGCTATTAAACAATATGCTTACGAAGGTGGAGCTACATCCCTGGGTCTGAGCGTAGATAAGATCAAAAACTCTATTAGTTTTTATGATAAGAGCGAGCCTTCTTTTAAACCGGCGCCGGGAAGTTATTCAGGTGCCCAGTCCATTGAACTGACAGCCGTTGAATCCTCCCAGGAAATACGTTATACACTAAACGGAGAAGCACCCACCTGTACCTCAGGAACCGTTTATTCGACTCCAATTTCTTTAAACCAGGTAGGAACCTACAACATCAAGGCTGTGGCCTGTAAGAATAGTGTTTCTTCCAGACTCGTAGCCGGAGAATTCAAGGTTTTAAAAAAGCTTCTCTCCGAGCCGGTCTTCAGCTCTGATGCAGGGGAATACAACAATAGCCACACGGTTTCTCTTTCCCATGCAGAGGGAGCAAAGCTGTACTATACACTCGATGGAAGTATTCCTGATTGTGAAGGAAAAAATGGAACCCTGTATAGCTCCGATGTTACGATGAATGTTTCATTTCGACTCGGAGTCATCGCCTGTAATGGAAGCCTCGAAGAATCCAATCCAGTGATTAAAAAATATGTAATACTCAATGCTCCCTACGGTTTAAGCTACAAATACATGGATGCAGTCTATACTAAAAACGGAAACATATTACCCAATTATGCCTCGGTTACAGGAGAACGCATCACTTACAGCATAAGCCCGACTCTACCGGAAGGACTTATCTTTAACACCTTAACCGGTAGCATCAAGGGAATACCCACAGCCGAATCAGCACTAACAAAATATACAGTAACCGCCACCAATGCAGCAGGTTCGATTAGCACGGATATCCAGATTACAGTAAATGAAAGTGCTCCGACCTTCATGAGCTATTCCGAGACTTCCGTGACCTACACTCAGGGAGCACTCATCAAGCCCAATACGGTGCTTATTAATGGTTCCGGCATGACCTACTCCATAAGTCCGGATTTACCTTCCGGCCTGGTGATAAGTTCTAAAAGCGGTACGATAAGCGGAATACCCGATACAGTCAGTGCTGCAACAAATTATACAGTGACAGCCAAGAATAGCGGGGGCTCTCTAAGCTATGTGCTTTCTATTGCGGTAAATGATGCTCCACCGGCTTCTCTCAGCTACAACGGTTCACCCTTTGTTCTCACGAAAGATACCGAAATCAATTCAGTTTTCCCTGCTGTCAATGGAACTGTATCTTCTTATTCTGTAAGCCCGAATCTTCCTTCTCTTTTACAGCTGGATCCCGATACCGGTAGGCTTTACGGAACCGCTTCGATGCTCCAACTGACTCCTACTAAATATACCGTGACTGCGAGTAATATAAGCGGCTCGACGACTTTTGATTTATATATCACGATTGAAGATACTCCCCCGAGAGGACTCAACTACGAAGCTTCTCCATTCCGTTTTACGAAAGGAGTTACAATCAGTCCCCAAAAGCCCGTGGTAAGTGGAACAGTTACGGGTTTTTCTATCAGTCCTTCTCTACCCACAGGACTTGTGATGAATCCGAGTACAGGAGAAATTTCGGGAACTCCCTCTACAGTTCAATCGGCTACGGATTATACCGTTACAGCAAGTAACACCAAAGGTTCTGTAAGTTTTGCTCTATCTATCACCATAGAAGATACCCCTCCTTCGGCCCTATCTTATCCTCTTGCCTCGTATATTTTCACAAAGGGAGTAAAAATTCAGGAACAAATTCCTTCTGTAAATGGAACGGCTACATCGTATTCTATCAGTCCTTCCCTTCCCGCGGGGCTTGCCATCAATCAATCCAACGGAATTATTTCCGGAACTCCTGAGTCTGTCTACAGCAACACAAGTCACACGGTAACAGCTTCTAATGCGAAAGGTTCCACCACGTTTAACTTTCAATTAAGCGTGATAGATGCAGCGCCGAAAGGACTTTTCTATGCAAAAGCACCCTATGTCTACACCCTGAATGAACCTATCAACACAGTAAAGCCTTCTGTAACGGGAACGGCCACATCGTATACGGTAAATCCGAGTCTACCTTCCGGGCTTCAGATAAATCAGGTAACGGGTGAGCTCAGCGGAACTCCCAAAGCCACGGTCGCTGCCACAGATTATACGGTGACAGCCAGTAATGCTTCCGGATCTACCACATTTATCTTAAATATTACGGTCAACAATGCTCCACCTTCAGCCTTAAGTTATGAACTGGCTTCTTACAGCTTCACTAAAGACGTGGAAATTCCCGTCCTGAAACCTTCGCTAAGCGGAACGGTGAGTTCTTTTACTATCAGTCCGGCTTTACCTTCCGGTTTAAGTATTAATACAAAAACCGGGGAAATCAGCGGAGCTCCGAATACTACCTCAACTTCCACTCTATATACAGTGACGGCTGCAAACAGTTCCGGTTCTACAACTACTGCTATCTTAATCTCGGTCACAGGAACTGCCCCCTCTTCCTTTTCTTACACAGTTGCAACGGCTATATACACTAAGGGAGAAACTATTACAACGCTCGTGCCAACAATTACTGGTTCTGTGAGTTCTTACTCTATAAATCCGGCTCTACCCTCCGGTTTAAGCCTGAATACAATTACAGGGGAAATTGGGGGAACACCTCTCGTCGCTTCATCTACAGCAAACTACATCATTACGGCAAGTAATACTTACGGAAATGTAAGTACCGCTATCAACATTACAGTAAGCGATGCCGCTCCCTCAGCTCTTGCCTACGGGGGGCCCTACAACTTTGCACAAAATGTGGCTATAACCAGTTTAGTCCCGACCCTTTCGGGGACAGCCAGTTCGTATTCTATAAGCCCGACTTTACCTGCCGGACTCAGCATTAATTCCACCACAGGAGTCATAAGCGGGGTACCGACTGTTCTTTCTGCAAACACAGCCTATACGGTAACTGCTTCTAATCTTGCAGGTTCGACAACAGCCGCTTTCAACCTTGCGGTTGTTACCACACCGACTTTGAGTATCGACAGCCCGACCATAGCTGAAAATGCAGGTACCTCTACATTTACTGTGACTCTATCTACCGCACTCAGTAATACTGTTCGCGTGGGCTACTCAAGTGCCAATGGAACAGCCATTGCCGGTGCGGACTATAGTTCCACTTCAGGTATCTTGACCATTGCACCCAATACCGGTTCCGGAACTGTAGTTATGACAGTTTTAGATGATACGATAGATGAGTTTGATGAAACTTTTACGTTAAATTTATCTTCTCCTACCAATGCTACATTGAGTAACTCTTCCGGAACTACAACCATCACCGATGATGACAATCCTCCGACGGTTTCGATTGCCGGTGCAGCAACAGCAGTAGAAGGATCAACATTTTCACTAACTATTTCTCTTTCTGCTGCCAGCGAAAAAACAATTACAGTAGATTACGGTAGTTCCCCGGGAACAGCTACCCCCGGTTCAGACTATACGGCTATCAGCGGAACTCTGAGCTTTGCTCCGGGGGAAACATCGAAAACCATAAGTCTCGCAAGTATCGATGATGCCGTATATGAAGGGGGAAATGAAATTCTCGACGTAATGATAAGTAACCCGGTCAATGCTACAGTCGGAACAGGTTCTGCCACACTGACTCTGACAGACAATGAACCGACACCCACTTTGAGTATCAATGACGTGACGGTTACAGAAGGAAATATTATTACTTTTACTGTGACTCAGTCTGTACTAACTGCGAGCGATGTGACAGTGGACTTTATCACAGCGGATGGAACCGCAACAACTGCAAATTCTGACTATAGCCCGGCTTCGGGAGTAGCCACCATAACAGCGGGTAACCTTAGCACAACATTCTCACTGAATACTACTGCAGATTTTGTAGATGAGTTAGACGAAACATTTGTAGTAAATCTCTCGAATCCTGTAGGAAACTCAGCAACTATCTCAGATGCGCAGGGAGTAGGAACTATAATCGATGATGATACGGTGGGTGTTAGTATTACACAGAGCGGAGGGAATACGACTGTAGCAGAAGGTGGAGCTACAGATACTATTGATGTGGTTCTTACATCACAGCCCTTATCCAATGTGGTGCTTACCCTTTCTTACGGTAGCCAGATTACAGCAAGCCCTACTCCTTTGACTTTTACTTCTGCTAACTGGAACAGTCCGCAGACGATTACAGTTACAGCTGTAAACGATGTGAACTATGAAGGTGCACATTCTGATGCTGTGGGCTATTCCACAAGCAGCGGTGATACGGCTTACAATACCATGCTCCTTAGCAGCACATCTGTAAGTATAGCCGATGACGAAATCCCCGGAACCTATTCCATAGATAGTCCGAGCCTTACAGAAACAAATTCAGGAACCCAGACTCTTACATTTACTGTGACTCTGTCTTCTTCCTTTGCAAGCCCGGTAAGTGTGGACTATGCAACAGCAGATGGGACAGCGACAACCACAGATAGTGACTATGTGGCTACCTCCGGAACTCTCACTTTCGCTGCCGGTGTAACATCTCAAACTATTTCAGTAACGGTTAACGGAGACACAAGAAACGAAGTGGATGAAACCTTTACGGTAGTTCTTTCCAACCCTACAGGCCTATCCACTATTGCCTCCGGAACCGGAACAGGTACTATTACTAATGACGACCCTCTTCCAACCCTTTCCATTGATAGTCCTTCCATTTCAGAATCAGGTGCTAATCTGACATTCACTGTTACCCTTTCCGCTGTAAGCGGTCAGACGGTTACTGTAGACTATGCCACGGCAGATGGTACGGCGGTTTCTACCGGTGACTATACTACAACATTGGGAACTTTGACTTTTAGTCCGGGAACCATATCTCAATCGATTATCGTTCCTATTTCCAATGATACAACAGCCGAAACAAACGAAACCCTGACAGGTACTTTATCCAATGCTTCGGCTACAGCTACTATCGCTACAGGAGTGGGAACCGGAACCATAATCAACGATGATATGAATATATCCCTGGTGCAAACTATGGATTTCAATGGAGATGGTCAAATTGACCATTACAAAATCCAGTTTACCCATTCAGTCACTGATTCCAGTTTTCCGGGTTATATTGCAAATAGCGCAGGTTCTGCTCAAACCGATTGGCTGGTTGCGGGTTATTCCGGTGTAGTTTTAGCCCACGGAAGTGCAGCACCTGAAGCTGATACAGTGAATGATAATGTCATTTATCTCAAATTTACCCAGAGTGGTTCTGCGGATACAGGAGCTAAACCCGACCTGACAACAACAGCCACCCCGGGACTTACTGGAACTACATCAGAAGTTTTACCACAAATTTTTACCGCAACAGTTACGGAAGCGGATAATGCAATGCCTGTGATAGTTTCTGCCAATTCAACAGGTACAACAGCAGCAGTTCTTACGTTTTCGGAAGCTATGGATACAGTAACAGCACAGACTGCGCTTAACTATAGTATTACAGGTGGTGCGGGTCTTACAGTTGTCAGTGCGAATCTTGCGACAAATGTTGTAACACTGACTACTTCGGTGCAATCAGGAATTACTTATACTGTAACAGCAGCAGGAGTCAATGCCTTATCCCCCCCTCATAATGTTTCCTATAATGCTTCTTTCACCGGAGCTACGCCTCCGGCTGTAAGTTCTGTTTCACCAAATGGCACTCTTGCCTGGAATTATGTAAACTCAGAGTTTAGCATCACCTTCAATATGGCGATGGACCCGGCAAGTATCACGACCAATACAGCCAATACAAGTTGCTCGGGGACAGTGCAACTCTCAAATGACAGTTTTTCCACCTGTGTCCAAATGGCAGCTGCGCCTACTACTTCAGATAATATTACGTTTACAGTAAAATCGGCGACCTATCTTGCTTATAATTCAACCTACCAGCTTCGAGTTACCACCGGAGCTTATGCTTCTACCGGATCAGCTTACCCCATGGCGGCTACATATACAGGTCCTAATATTAACACTGAATGGCGTTATATGCCTCCTGATTTTGGAGGTGGCGCAGATGGAAATACAGGAACCGATGCAGATGATGGGTTTGTGACAAGAAATGATACAGGAGGTGATAGTGGATATGGCATTGCCCGTGGTCTGGATGGAAGTATCTATGTAACTGGAAAAGCCACTGGAACAGGAAGTGACATGGCAATCTGGAAGTTTGATGCAAACGGAAACTATCTATGGCACAGAACTCGAGGTGAAGATGCCGGTGGTGGTAATGATAATATTGATCAGGGTTCAAAAGTCCTGGTCAACAAAGAAGGGAAAGTTTTTGTTGTCGGACACGGTAGAAATTCAGCTTCCAGTTTCGCTGCTATTGTTTGGAAATATGATACAAGTGGAAATCTGGACACTACTTTTGGTTCCAGTGGCATTAGTATTCAAACTATCAATACTGCATACCACCAGGTAGATGCTGCAGTTCTTGCCAAAGACGGTGGTATCTACATTGCCGGTGCTTATGCTGCCGGTACAGGAAACCGAGATCCCTTTATCATAAAACTGCTTCCTTCCGGTGCTTTAGATACATCTTTTAATGGAACCGGTAAATTGGCGATTACATCAACAGTTGGAAATCATGATTACATTTTCGGTCTGGCATTAGATGAATCCGGTAATATCTACGCCAGTGGTATTGAAAGTGGTTGGAGAACAGCATGGAAATTCAAACCGGATGGAACTCAAGTATGGAAGTATTCTCCGGCGACCTCAAGTAGCAGGGGGAATGCAATCGCAGTTGATACGAATGGAAATGTTTTTATGACAGGTTTTCATACCAACGGAACTAACCTGGACCTTGCTGTGTGGAAAATTCTTCCCGACGGTACCGGTTTAGATGGAACTTTTGGAACTTCTGGTGAACAAACATATGATAATATTAAAGGACTTACAGCTGCGGATGAAGAAGGAAATAGTATACTAATTCAGAATGGAAAACTTGTAATTGGTGGATATACGAATGATGGCACCAGTAATGAACCCTTTATGGTAAGACTCAATGCCAATGGATCTTTGGATTCAACGTTTCACAACGATGGAAAATGGATTCATCAAAACCTCTCCGGTATGTCTACGATTAATGAGCAAGTTACATCGATCGTTCCAGATGGTTTTGGAAATTATCTGGCTACCGGTTTTAGTGGTGGTAACATTGTTGTCTGGAAAGTGCTACACACAGATGAGCCTACTTATAATAGCAAACCAACAGCGGGAAGTTATGATACGGTGTTTGGAAACGGTGGTGCTCGAAATCATCACATAGCAGCTGACACTATTAACAAAACAAAAGTAGACTCTGATGGCAATGTCTTTTCAGTCGGATATACCGTAGGAGCCAATAAAGATGGTGTGATCTGGAAAACAAATATAGATGGAACAGATTTTACTGCATACGGCACTTCCGGAATAGTGCAATTTCATAACGGAACAACGATGAATGAAGAGTTCAATGATTTTGTATTCGATGGTCAGGGAAATATTTATGTAGTGGGCTCTGTTTCTCCTGATGGTTCACTACCAGCTACTGATCTAGCTGTATGGAAGTTTGACAAAATGGGCGTTCTTGATACTACAAACTTTGGTAATCCGAATGGTTATGTAACCTTCGATTTTCCCGGTGCTGGTGGTGAAGACAGGGGTAAAGCTATTGAATTGGATGCCCATGGAAATATCATTGTAGCCGGGGAAGGTGTTAATGCGGGTGGTTACAAAGTTCATTATGTAGTTTCATTTAGAAAAGATGGAGTTCTAAATAGTGGTTTATTCGGTGCCGATCAATTCCCAGTTGATTCTGTTCTGGATGGTTTTATTACAGAAAATGTTGGAGGAACTGTAAATTGCACAACAACAGGTATGCTCATCGGGCCTAAAGGCAATATTTATATCACCGGTTATACGGATACAAATTTAGCAACAATAACCGCATTTGAGCCGAATGGTTCTGCTAAAGTATGGGGTTATACGGGAGCGGCTGCAAATATGAAAAAGTATAACTCTATAGCTCTTACAGTCAATGGGGAATTGGCTGTGACTGGACTGGCAACAGACACAAATGGGATGAAAGTTAAGATTTATTCTCTTACTGGTGGATTAAGTGGTGGAACGGTTGCGAGTAAACCGAGTACCGGACTTGCAGAAGGTTTATCGATTTTACGAGATCCATTAGGAAACCTTTATGTAGCCGGTAATTCGAATAATGGAAGCGATGATGATATGGTTACCTGGAAAGTTAACTCTATAGCCACTGCCCTAGACACAGGTTTTAATGGAAGTGGATACAGGGTATTTCATGACACTCTTCCCGGTAACGGATTAAATGATAGAGGACAAACGATTACTCTGGATGCTTTTGGAAAACTAATCATCGGTGGTATGAGTGAAGGAGCCGATGCGGACTTCTTCCTCTGGAAGCTCTGGTGGTAG
- the tpx gene encoding thiol peroxidase — MAEIKLKGNPIQTSGNLPAIGTKAPDFLLTKVNLSDVSLKDYEGKKLILNIFPSVDTAVCATSVRKFNEKASSLDNVAVLCISTDMPFAHSRFCGAEGIKNVDSLSELRNRNFGNDYGLRISTGPLAGVLSRCIIVLDEKGIVKYTEQVPEITQEPDYEKALQAI; from the coding sequence ATGGCTGAAATTAAACTTAAAGGAAATCCGATACAAACCTCAGGAAACTTACCTGCTATTGGCACAAAAGCACCTGATTTTCTTTTAACAAAAGTAAATCTGAGTGATGTTTCATTAAAAGATTATGAAGGAAAGAAGTTAATTCTGAATATTTTCCCGAGTGTAGACACAGCAGTTTGCGCAACTTCCGTCCGTAAATTCAATGAAAAAGCAAGTTCTTTAGATAATGTAGCCGTTTTATGCATTTCTACTGATATGCCTTTTGCCCATAGTCGTTTCTGTGGAGCGGAAGGAATTAAAAATGTAGATAGTCTGAGTGAATTACGCAATCGTAATTTCGGAAATGACTATGGTCTACGCATTTCAACAGGCCCCCTTGCCGGCGTTCTATCCCGTTGTATCATCGTTTTAGACGAAAAGGGAATTGTCAAGTACACCGAACAGGTTCCGGAAATTACTCAAGAACCCGACTACGAAAAAGCCTTACAGGCTATTTAA